The genomic window CATCTCATTCATTGAGTTGGCTTACATTTGATGTTAGGTTCAACCTTGTGTTGGCATTTGGAGTGATAAATGCACTTCAAAATATGGAAGGAGACGACCTTTTATCCTAGCTGGATCACTCATGATCTCTGTGGCTGTAAGCATCAAAGAAGATTGTTCCATCTATTAAATAATTTGTTCTCatgttttttgtgttttatgtatGCTAAACTATGTTTTTTAATTTAGGTGATAACAATCGGGTTTTCTGCAGATGTTGGATACATATTAGGCGATACAAAGGAGGATTGCAGGTTTCCTTTCCTGCTTTTGATCCCTTCTATTAACTTATAGCCCCCCAGTCTCCACCCCCCAActcaaccaaaaaaaaatattaatggaATGATATATGCAATGCAGTACATTTAAGGGTACACGAACCAGGGCAGCTTTTGTCTTTGTTATTGGGTTTTGGATGTTGGATCTTGCAAACAATACAGTGCAGGTCAGCCTtccatgaaaattaaatttttgttcCAGTTTACCTTGTATTCTGCATGAGCtaataatattacttttatttccTTAGGGACCAGCTCGTGCCCTTCTGGCTGATCTGTCAGGTAAACTCCTTTAAGAAGACTGGAAAAATTTCTGGTCTAGATATAGCAACATTGAGATGTTTAGGTTCAATGCCTTTTGTTTACAAGCTCCTATAATACCACAAAATTTGAATACTATGCATAACAAAATGTTGGATTGCTATGCATTAGGTCCTGATCAACATAATTCTGCAAATGCTATATTTTGCTTATGGATGGCTGTTGGAAACATCTTGGGATTTTCCGCTGGTGCTAGTGGGAGTTGGCACAGGTGGAATTTGTTTTCATGTGTGTTATTGTGATGAAACGAACAAATATGGCATTCCCAATTctttatttcatcatttattgcaTTTAGGTATTGATCTAATTCTATAAATTATCTTGACACAGATGGTTTCCTTTTTTGAAAAGTAGAGCTTGCTGTGAAGCCTGTGCCAATCTTAAAGCAGCATTTCTTGTTGCTGTTGTAAGTAGCTTTATCCATTGAACTTTTCACACTTATAAAGCTTTCTAGAATGTTAAAACTGAAATTCTACTAAACGTTACTTCAATAcgtattatttgtttatatatggTCTAAATTATGTTGTCACTTTAACATGCTTACTGATTCTTCAGATAATGATATTAATATGAGCATGGCATATTGTGATTGAAATTGTTGATCTcagttgtatttattattgttgtccTGCTGATTCCATGAGCTATGAAGATAATTTTCTTGTGGGGCCAAATATTCGCACAAGTTGACCTTGAAATAGTTATTCTTATTAGTGTCTAAGTTTAACCATGTAGACATGTGGTATAGCTTCTCTAAACTTTAAATGGTTTTTCAGTAGTTCCTGTTGGGATGCCATTTTTTTGCATTTTGTGGTCGCTCATGTTTTCTAACACTTTCTTTGATGCTGTCCATATTGCTCAAAAAAATTGTGTGGTATTGGTGCAGGTCTTTCTCTTTTTTTGTACTCTTGTGACTATATGTTTTGCGAAGGAGGTTCCACTTTCAGTGCCAGCAAACCAGCCAGCTCACGTATCGGATTCTGCTCCTTTGTTGGATGATTCCAATCAACATGGCTTTCAACACCCAAAATCAAAATCTGAAGTGTCTGTTGTTGTCAATGCTAATAGGAACCATACTGAAAATGGATATGAACGAGTGTCAAAATCTGAGCATGCTAAGAGAAAAGATacaaatgttcaagatgaagtTTTCAGTGATGGACCTGGTGCTGTTGTCAAGTTGTTGACCAGTTTAAGGCATTTACCGTCTGGAATGCACTCAGTGCTTATTGTTATGGCTCTCAGTTGGGTAAGGCTCAATGTTTTGTTCTCTAGACTTTTATTTTGAGATCGGCCTCGAGTCAATTGTCTGTTGATTGATCACAGACACTAGGATGGTTAACATTTTGATCTGATTTCTTGTACAGTTTCAGAACCTTTTCTCTTCCCCCATCGAGAAATAAGAAAAGTAGGAAAAGTAAggaatcatttattattattgtttttatgtGTACTTGGATCTTATTTGCAGCTTTCCTTGTTCCCGTTCTTTCTGTTTGATACGGATTGGATGGGAAGAGAAGTATATCATGGAGATCCAAAGGGGAATGCTTCTGAAATAAAATTGTATGATCAAGGTGTCAGAGAAGGTGCATTTGGTTTGCTATTAAATTCTGTAAGAACTCAAAGTTGATCATCAGTTAGTCTTTCTTAGATTGTCTCTCAATCTTCTGATTAATGTTATGGTGTTATTCGATGAGGGCTGTTGGTGATTAGTTTTGTTTTAATCATTTCAATGTAGGTTGTTCTGGGTGTTAGTTCTCTCTTTATTGAACTGATGTGTAAACGGGTGGGGTCAAGACTTGTTTGGGCAACGAGCAACTATATTGTGTTTGGCTGTATGGCTGTCACAGCTATAATTAGTTTGGTATCTGTCAGAGAATATTCTCAAGGGATCGAACATGTAATGGGAGGGAATGCTGCAATCAGGATTGCTGCCTTGGTTATATTCATTCTTCTAGGCTTTCCTTTAGCTGTATGTATCAAATGAGTTGCTGTAGATTTTATATCCttcagtttttcttttcaaaaataatGCTTCTTTTGTATGTTTTGTTTATGCAGATTACCTTTTGTGTTCCATTTTCTGTTACAGCAGAGTTAACTGCTGAATCTGGTGGCGGccaaggtttacatctcaatAGTCTTCTCTGGCGTGTTCTCCTACTTTACATGGTTTCTGTAACGTAACAAGTTGTGTCTATGCAGGATTGGCAATTGGAGTTCTGAACCTTGCAATTGTTGTTCCACAGGTATGAAATTTTATgcattttctatttaatttgagCTTTTATATTTTTTCAGAAGGTAAAAATATGCACAGGTCCCTGTACTCTTCGTAAATTGGGAATTTAGCCCCTATTTTATTTAAAGGAATTTAGTTCCTCTACTTTTTggatttcaaaattcagattcAACTGTTAACattgttatattatattttgttaaattccgGTTCATTACAACGTCAATATTTCTAGTTACATTGCTACTGGGTGAATATTTTTTCTATAtctcaaaatgtcacaccaacaaattaaaaaaaaaaagtgttaacAATTAACCTgtattttgaaatctgaaaagtagaagaCAAAATTCCGAAATTGTGAATAGTACAGGAACCTATAGCACATTATAACCTTTTCAGAATGTTTCTTACTACATAAGTTGGATTTTAGCTCCAAATATTTCTAGTTACATTTTGGGTGCCTTTGTATATCGGAAACTTTTGGACgtataaaataaaaagttgattgTAAACTGAAAGAAAAACTAGTACCTTTTGTGCTATCTCAATTCCATGTAATTAAGTTAAAACTGACTTTGAACGTATTTATTGGTTTGTTCAGATATTTGTATCGCTGGGTGCGGGTCCGTGGGATGCTCTATTTGGTGGAGGAAATGTGCCAGCCTTTATTTTGGGTTCCTTATGCGCTCTGGCTGCAGGGGTTATCGCAACTTTCAGGCTGCCTGATTTGTCAAGTTCCTTCAAGTCGTCTGGTTTTCATTTTGGTTAAGGACCACAATTTCCGTAATAAAGTGAAAACCCACTTTGTATCATGATTCTTAGCAACCACAAAAGTGCTGTCATTTGCTTTCAGAGGATGCCTCTACCGTCATTCGTACGTATAATTTTCATACTAAAAGATATGCGAATTGCATATCTAAATTCATTCATTTTTCCCCACTGTTTTGTTGAGGTACATTTATTTTATGTAGAGTAGGTAAATTGCCCATTATTGTATTCAGAAGAATGTGAATGGGAAATGTGGGATGGGAGATATAATCATTACATGTTACTCGACCCAAGGTTGAGtttcaaatataaatatgtatacaaCACATGTTTgctcatttttcaaaaaaaaaaaatcatatagtTGAAGGCAAGGGGCCGAATCAAAAACATGAAATTCTGGACAACAGCACCGCAGAGGCAATAAAGGAAAATACCCCAAGCTGCTTCTGGATGCTGCTTGTAGAAATGGATTGCCTcaaagtgtaacagcccgattttgggtttagtcggaatagtggttttgggaccacaaatccgatgagaaaaaatataatggcctgaatttttagaggtgtcggaacggtgatttgagatcactaaattcgacaaattggtagaaaatattattaatttagtgagtataagttaaatttgaagttaggaaattttttgaaatagtgaatagtgcactagaaataaatattaaaataattagaatcaaaaataaggtatcgagacttcgggaattttaaatcgagtcataaatatttttataaatatttatggagtgttaaaaagttagtattaaagtttcgttaataaaaatatttgagatataaaaatatttatggggtgttaaaaagttagtattaaagtttcgttaagaaattttaaagttccgataattaattgaacaaaaaagactaaattgtaacaaatgcaaaattttgagaaataattacatagcttaaatgataaaaggaagagggtttacaaggtctatttgggctggacggcaaaggcatgaaataAGCAACAAAGTCaggagaattaagggtaaaattggaatattacaaaatttacttaataaagttaggaccaaagtggaattatctagatttctcttcatttttctgcattctcatcagctaaaacaccatagaagggtttccttaagctggttcttcctatttttactgcaagtaagttcaaatcttgattatttcttgaaaattttgtgtttttgtgacttttacaactagaccCACTTATGgtatttattagtttttgattctatgaaagaagttgaaagttgctataaatacatgctggaagtatatgatgatttagcatgaaattagagctttaaattgttcatatgctgattttattgaaagaattgaatagaaagtgaatgtttgggacctaatagtaaaagagtttgaagttagagttttatgtggaaattctgaatttcaatagttgtgaaataatttataatttctaggtaaagtactaattgagaaaatataacttaattgaggggttaattgatcAAGAACTGAGTTGTATGAACTGTGGAATTTGGGAAAAAAATgaaatcaacattttacactaaaatagatttggacagcagtagtgatataactttgaaaaatcaccaaaaattttgggaattgaattagagggtgaataaaatatgaaattaaagcttattgagtctagtttcttatagaagaagcGGTgcaagtaatggaattgtaaattatgagatataataaattttgtgagaccatgtcaaaatgatttcgggttcccctgttttgactttgtaaaatcataaaaaatttaagaaaaataattatgggttataatttatatgcttagaatatttaatgagtctattttcaaagaaaataaacggaaatatcatccgaattctgtacaattagataattcatttttagtgaagagtggtcggaactgtcagacagcgaaataggggaaactttaaagaataaactatactatttggccgaaccaaaaattctgaaaattttatggtaagaatatatctgattctagttttagggaaaatttacggatcttagtTTGGAGCTCTGTAgttccagataaaaataatttagtgactgtaactcgactaaacaactttgaatttaaatataagtgaatattaaaattatgtataatgctatttaagtgTGTTATATGCATCAgggatgtgggatggagaggaggaggaggacaataaagtatatgaatgaattgtgtataattggttatattcttgattataattgataaacgatgaaatagaaatgatgcttatatttgtgcattattggtcatggtctAAGCTCATgtatgaaaataaagtttcatagaatgtgtgtatggtatatttggtataagATTTGgcatgaaaaaaatatatcatgaatggtttatgaattaacacatgttggtaagcgtgatacatgaataaatattgtgctcatccatgcttataatgcttatgctatatgtgtatttggctaacatatttaGTGTACATGCTTAGactttggccaagtagtggctagattatgccacgttaaatttataagttatgcattgaaatagtAAATTCATATGACTTAAATCCAacgattaaatgttaatttcatgagtTATATAATGTATGTTGAgatatatttattgttgaaatgagaataaaataaaaatgcgaaaactgaataaatgatcaaatgaGCGGAAcatcggatttgagtacttctgatcagtgacaagtgacaaagtgataagtggtagcctcagctacacttatctgatcaagtgaaaaagttataagtggtagccttagctacacttatctgatcaagtgacaaagtgataagtggtagcctagctacacttatttgatcagggacaagtgataagtggtcatacgtaagaccatagttatactatggcaaagtgaaagtgaagtactcaattttccgttaccgttccctaatttgattaaggatgataagtgacaaatgggcccaaaagaattaaagtaaatggataagtggtagtgtatttataccaggatgatgttgttatataagctaaagtgatattttcattgcaaaattgagaatttcataaatgtgttattgaatggtataatcgataaaagttgagttaaatggtaaatacgtattagtgttgaacttaatgtcattgaattgtaggtgaattaaatggaaattgttagtgatatgatttaaattgtgagcatgagaaattgcgaattggatgaaatggaaatgaagcattaaattgcatgagtatgtatcgggtctcgtatgccctaattattatgattataatattttgaggatatattgtgaaaagttatagaaacatgttaattattttgaaagttttaatttagatgaaattttataactcggttaaatatgtttacaagtgtatgtgttttgataatgtctcgtaccctattccggtgttggatacaggtaaggggtgttacacaaagccACTCCCTTGTAGTCAACCAAACATGTAGATCATGTTGTATATGGTACCCCCAAAGTTCGTTCCCAACTTGATATCTCAAGCACTTGTCTTTGGATACCTAAGCAAAGAAAACCAAACAAAGTGAGAGAAACTCAAATTAACAAGTGAAAATCAGTTGTGCTAGTATCTGATCATGTTATACAGAATTTAAGAGGCTATGGTAAGTAAATGGGGGAATAGAAGTTTTAAGTACAGCAAGCTGGGTTTTTTAGTTCCCATGAACCTCGCTCGTAGAAAGTACATTCTTTAAGATTTACAAACTAAATGCATCTTTGAGCCAGCTAGTTGTTATAAATCTGAAATTTGCTCTCTCTTTGTTGCAATTATCTCTAAAAACTAGGTTCGTTCAAAATAGTAATGAAAATATCAAGAAAAAAATAGTGGTACAAGAAGAACACGAGCTGAAATctcagaaaataaaagaaaaggccTTTAAATTAAACCATCACTAATGCTGCTAACATTTTTGCAATGAATAAACCAAAGTTCTCCTTTAGAAGAAGAGTAGGAGCTTTTGCTCCTAAATTTACTTTGAAACATATTCAACAAATAAGCTAGATTAACAAGAATATTTCTTGGACAGTTTGATCAAGTATGCTTAactgatttttaattattttaaacttattttttcaCTCTAattcttaagtttttttttttgggtccaCCTCATGCTCTAATGTTTTTAATTGTTCACTGATTGAATCCTTTCAAcgttaaaaaaacaattaaaatattcaaCTAATCATAAATTGCTATGTGTTAGATTGTGATATCATtacgagaaaaaaaaattaagttttttaaaaatatttaaaaaatgtaaaaagtacTAAAAAATTAAGTTCCCGAATAATTGTTGCTTGTGGCTAAGAATTTTTCCTGGGTTACTAATTGTTGGAAACAGCACGACATCAAAACAAAGTCTAGCCTGGTTGGACTTCAACTCTTCCCGAAGGTCGAATGATGCAAATGAGCAGTAAGATCCTAAGGCTGTTGGATGGATGgatgtaatattatatatatttggtatTACAGTTTAAAATTAGTTATGTTGGAATTAAAGatggtatttaaaataataatattctaaaattcaaaattagtaaatgtaaaaaCTCCATGCAAAAAATAAGATAGATGGCTATGGAAGAGGAAGACTAGCAATGTTTATGATATCTCATTAACATGCACTgtgtaattatgtaaataatGATATGTAATGTAAATCCTTGTTAGTTAATATTTCTTTCATTTGTCATTTGATATTTGTTTTGTGCAATTTATTAGGGGTACCAAGGGTGTTGGGTGTGTGAGTTCTTTTtacaatttggaaaaaaaatcatatgcaaCTTATTAGGGATCTGTTGTCTGAAAATGGATGATGATTCAGATCCAGCATCAACTTCACCCATGAAATTTCATTATACTCTGCTTTCATCCATCTCTAACAATAAAAAAGGAAAGGTCGATTTCACTATTCAACaaacaaaattacaaaatgtGGTTGAAGAAACAAACCACTTTATTCATAAGTGACTctgccatttgtttctaaacaAAGATCAATACTCCTCTTTCACTTGGAATGTGAAGGAAGAGACCCCAGCAGGCAGCAGCAAATGGCAAGCATTATTATGAGATTTACAACCACTCCAGCAGTGAGCAGCCAAATCCAATATTTTTCCTGGAGTCAGAAAACTAATGAGAAACTCGTGGCCGTGTTGTTGAATATTCAACGAGAAAGGGTAGGGAGGACCGCCACTCCATCGGGGCAGTATTTTATGAAGTACATCACAGTAATTGATAAAACGTGGTTCGCTGTCTTAACTCAAGGCTCACTGTGGTCTTAGTCTAGTCTAGTCTAGTGTAGCCACGTGCATCAATTTTGGTTTCCCACTTCATCAGGCAGGCCTTTCCCTCTGGGAAATTTCAAACAAGTTATTGATACCTTACTGTATATGATATGATTTCTCACGCCAGCCACATGGGTCATGGAAACCACTGTTATAATCTCAATTGATTAGCAAAAATTGTCTTCAACTTCATCCATTCCAAACTTAAATTATATGTTCATTAttacattttacttttatatttttaatttatttattctattattaattaatttggatattctgaatttcttttcttaaaaaaaaaaagataattatagATACAATCACTATTACAAATAATTAACTATGATTAAAATTAGAGGCAAATCTAAAGGAGGAGACAGGAGCCTTGAtctcaaaaaaatcataaattagtacatcataaaattatattttgatctctcaaaaaattataattcaatttcaactctTCCTAAAAACATTTATATTCACCCTAGTCAGAATTAAACATTACAAAGTAGAATCCAACTGATAATTGaaataatattcaaacttaaaccaaaataaatttgaataggaTCCACACATAAAACTGAAAATGGAATTGCTTCGTGATGTTGGGAAATTGGAAGGTTTCTAAATAGTTAGTTTAAAAATTCCAATTAtctaaattctatattttatagtaatttttatgatctaaaaacaaatattttacatttaaaatagtacaaataatataaaacttctatataaaaataattttttaagagatatttatagaaaagattttgaaatttaccaaaattaaacttattttgtcaaaaaaagaaaaaagaacccaaaacccaaaagtagaataaaaagaaaagaaaagagagagactaaattgaactaatcccTACAAAACTTGAATTATAAGACCAACACAACGattcaaacataaaattttaaaattttaaccttatCATTAATACAAAGttgcattaaaaatatttactctAAAGTCTAAACCCAATCCTTACGCAAaaggtgtttttttttcttcttttgttgtaGTCGTAGTATATTTGACCATTCTTCATGCTGCACACAACTGTGCGTGTGAAAATATGTGGTTCACTT from Gossypium hirsutum isolate 1008001.06 chromosome D12, Gossypium_hirsutum_v2.1, whole genome shotgun sequence includes these protein-coding regions:
- the LOC107946413 gene encoding sucrose transport protein SUC3 isoform X2, giving the protein MAGMSDSLSIRVPYSNLKNESEVEMIVDPHFQIDLNSSPSFRSISSSSPSSRTPHGNFNLSSPIHVRSKDSSLMTLVLSCMIAAGVQFGWALQLSLLTPYIQTLGIGHTFSSFIWLCGPITGLVVQPCVGIWSDKCTSKYGRRRPFILAGSLMISVAVITIGFSADVGYILGDTKEDCSTFKGTRTRAAFVFVIGFWMLDLANNTVQGPARALLADLSGPDQHNSANAIFCLWMAVGNILGFSAGASGSWHRWFPFLKSRACCEACANLKAAFLVAVVFLFFCTLVTICFAKEVPLSVPANQPAHVSDSAPLLDDSNQHGFQHPKSKSEVSVVVNANRNHTENGYERVSKSEHAKRKDTNVQDEVFSDGPGAVVKLLTSLRHLPSGMHSVLIVMALSWLSLFPFFLFDTDWMGREVYHGDPKGNASEIKLYDQGVREGAFGLLLNSITFCVPFSVTAELTAESGGGQGLAIGVLNLAIVVPQIFVSLGAGPWDALFGGGNVPAFILGSLCALAAGVIATFRLPDLSSSFKSSGFHFG
- the LOC107946413 gene encoding sucrose transport protein SUC3 isoform X1 produces the protein MAGMSDSLSIRVPYSNLKNESEVEMIVDPHFQIDLNSSPSFRSISSSSPSSRTPHGNFNLSSPIHVRSKDSSLMTLVLSCMIAAGVQFGWALQLSLLTPYIQTLGIGHTFSSFIWLCGPITGLVVQPCVGIWSDKCTSKYGRRRPFILAGSLMISVAVITIGFSADVGYILGDTKEDCSTFKGTRTRAAFVFVIGFWMLDLANNTVQGPARALLADLSGPDQHNSANAIFCLWMAVGNILGFSAGASGSWHRWFPFLKSRACCEACANLKAAFLVAVVFLFFCTLVTICFAKEVPLSVPANQPAHVSDSAPLLDDSNQHGFQHPKSKSEVSVVVNANRNHTENGYERVSKSEHAKRKDTNVQDEVFSDGPGAVVKLLTSLRHLPSGMHSVLIVMALSWLSLFPFFLFDTDWMGREVYHGDPKGNASEIKLYDQGVREGAFGLLLNSVVLGVSSLFIELMCKRVGSRLVWATSNYIVFGCMAVTAIISLVSVREYSQGIEHVMGGNAAIRIAALVIFILLGFPLAITFCVPFSVTAELTAESGGGQGLAIGVLNLAIVVPQIFVSLGAGPWDALFGGGNVPAFILGSLCALAAGVIATFRLPDLSSSFKSSGFHFG
- the LOC107946413 gene encoding sucrose transport protein SUC3 isoform X3 gives rise to the protein MHFKIWKETTFYPSWITHDLCGYVGYILGDTKEDCSTFKGTRTRAAFVFVIGFWMLDLANNTVQGPARALLADLSGPDQHNSANAIFCLWMAVGNILGFSAGASGSWHRWFPFLKSRACCEACANLKAAFLVAVVFLFFCTLVTICFAKEVPLSVPANQPAHVSDSAPLLDDSNQHGFQHPKSKSEVSVVVNANRNHTENGYERVSKSEHAKRKDTNVQDEVFSDGPGAVVKLLTSLRHLPSGMHSVLIVMALSWLSLFPFFLFDTDWMGREVYHGDPKGNASEIKLYDQGVREGAFGLLLNSVVLGVSSLFIELMCKRVGSRLVWATSNYIVFGCMAVTAIISLVSVREYSQGIEHVMGGNAAIRIAALVIFILLGFPLAITFCVPFSVTAELTAESGGGQGLAIGVLNLAIVVPQIFVSLGAGPWDALFGGGNVPAFILGSLCALAAGVIATFRLPDLSSSFKSSGFHFG